Proteins from a genomic interval of Treponema succinifaciens DSM 2489:
- the coaBC gene encoding bifunctional phosphopantothenoylcysteine decarboxylase/phosphopantothenate--cysteine ligase CoaBC has translation MLKDKTILVGVTGSIAAYKAATLVSMLVKTGAEVRVLMTKNATNIINPITFETLSGHKCFIDTFDRNFEFKVSHVSLAQKADIFLIAPATANTIAKVANGMADDMLTSVFLAAKCPKVICPAMNTAMYENPITQDNLEKCKKFGFKILEPETGHLACGENGKGKMPEPQAIFEFIENEISFEKDFLGKKILVTAGPTQEAIDPVRFITNHSSGKMGYAIAKIAAARGAQVTLISGPVSLNPPQNAKTIKITNAKEMLEAVKENFPDSDIVIKSAAVADFRPKNISAEKIKKTGKEISIELERTDDILAFLGKNKKPGQILCGFSMETQSLIENSKKKLSAKNLDLIIANNLKTPGAGFQADTNQATIISKDFQKELPLMQKEELASRILDEIKSFL, from the coding sequence ATGCTGAAAGACAAAACAATTTTAGTCGGAGTTACAGGAAGCATTGCGGCATACAAGGCAGCAACACTTGTAAGCATGCTTGTAAAGACAGGAGCTGAAGTCCGCGTGCTAATGACAAAAAATGCCACAAACATAATCAATCCGATTACATTTGAAACTTTAAGTGGACACAAATGCTTCATAGATACTTTTGACAGAAACTTTGAATTCAAAGTAAGCCACGTTTCACTTGCACAAAAAGCGGATATTTTTTTAATCGCGCCGGCAACTGCAAACACAATCGCAAAAGTTGCAAACGGAATGGCGGATGATATGCTTACTTCTGTTTTTCTTGCAGCAAAATGCCCGAAAGTAATCTGCCCTGCAATGAACACAGCAATGTACGAAAATCCAATAACGCAAGATAATCTTGAAAAATGCAAAAAATTCGGATTTAAAATTCTTGAGCCGGAAACAGGACATCTTGCCTGCGGTGAAAACGGAAAAGGAAAAATGCCTGAGCCTCAAGCAATATTTGAATTTATCGAAAACGAAATTTCATTTGAAAAAGATTTTCTAGGCAAAAAAATTCTCGTTACAGCCGGACCAACTCAGGAAGCAATAGATCCTGTTCGATTTATCACAAATCATTCATCTGGAAAAATGGGCTATGCAATTGCAAAAATAGCGGCAGCAAGAGGCGCGCAAGTAACTTTAATTTCAGGACCAGTATCGCTTAATCCGCCGCAAAATGCAAAGACAATAAAAATCACCAACGCAAAAGAAATGCTTGAAGCCGTAAAGGAAAATTTTCCAGATTCAGACATAGTAATAAAATCCGCGGCAGTTGCAGATTTCCGCCCGAAAAATATCAGCGCAGAAAAAATAAAAAAAACAGGCAAAGAGATTTCAATAGAACTTGAACGCACAGACGACATTCTTGCTTTCCTTGGAAAAAATAAAAAGCCCGGCCAGATTCTCTGCGGATTTTCTATGGAAACACAAAGCCTAATTGAAAATTCCAAAAAGAAACTTTCAGCAAAAAATTTGGATTTAATCATTGCAAACAATTTAAAAACGCCGGGCGCAGGATTTCAGGCGGACACAAACCAAGCCACAATAATTTCAAAAGATTTTCAAAAAGAACTTCCGCTGATGCAAAAAGAAGAACTTGCAAGCCGCATACTTGATGAAATAAAATCATTTTTATAG
- a CDS encoding sugar ABC transporter ATP-binding protein, with translation MEEKSVLEMRGIHKKFPGVYALQNIDFTLREGEIHALMGENGAGKSTLIKVLTGVHHKDEGQVFVKGIGAVNIRSPQDAQNAGISTVYQEITLCHNLTVAENMYIGRTKGSFISWKKMNEGAEKILRDLEIPCGAEQQLSSCSIAVQQMVAIARAVDMDCKILILDEPTSSLDDQEVQKLFRLMRNLRAKGVGIIFVTHFLEQVYEICDRITVLRDGQLVGEYEIRDLPRLELVSKMLGKSVENLDKSSKSSETPVFSADEVPVYEAENLSSTGGVKPFNFRIYKGEVNGFTGLLGSGRSESVRAIFGADKVLGGKVKVNGKSVNITKPIHAMKNGISYLPEDRKRDGIIGDLSVRENLILALQVMRGFFKPFSRAEQEKLADEYIRLLEIKTASAETPIKSLSGGNQQKVLLARALLSNPQYLILDEPTRGIDIGTKTEIQELVLKLAKEGKSVTFISSEIDEMIRTCSRLIVMRDLKQVGELSGNDLNQTKIMETIAGGEKQ, from the coding sequence ATGGAGGAAAAATCAGTTCTTGAAATGCGCGGAATACACAAGAAATTTCCGGGTGTATATGCATTGCAGAATATTGATTTTACTTTGCGTGAAGGCGAAATTCACGCTCTTATGGGAGAAAACGGAGCCGGAAAATCAACGCTGATTAAGGTTCTGACTGGCGTACACCACAAGGACGAAGGCCAGGTTTTTGTAAAAGGAATCGGAGCGGTCAACATCCGTTCCCCGCAGGATGCCCAGAACGCAGGCATCTCAACAGTTTATCAGGAAATAACTCTCTGCCACAATCTCACCGTAGCGGAGAATATGTATATAGGAAGAACAAAAGGCTCCTTCATCAGCTGGAAAAAGATGAATGAAGGCGCGGAAAAAATCCTTAGGGATCTTGAAATTCCGTGTGGGGCGGAGCAGCAGCTTTCAAGCTGTTCAATCGCCGTACAGCAGATGGTCGCAATCGCGCGCGCCGTTGACATGGACTGCAAGATTCTGATTCTTGACGAGCCGACTTCATCCCTTGATGATCAGGAAGTCCAGAAGCTGTTCCGGCTTATGAGGAATCTGCGCGCAAAGGGAGTCGGAATAATTTTCGTTACCCACTTTCTTGAGCAGGTTTACGAAATCTGCGACAGAATCACCGTTCTGCGCGACGGACAGCTTGTGGGCGAATACGAAATCCGAGACCTTCCGCGCCTTGAGCTTGTCTCAAAAATGCTCGGAAAATCAGTCGAGAATCTTGACAAGTCGTCCAAATCTTCGGAGACTCCGGTATTCTCCGCGGATGAAGTTCCGGTCTACGAGGCGGAAAACCTTTCAAGCACTGGCGGCGTAAAACCGTTCAACTTCAGGATTTACAAGGGCGAAGTGAACGGATTCACAGGGCTTCTCGGATCCGGAAGAAGCGAGAGCGTGCGCGCGATATTCGGTGCGGACAAGGTTCTCGGCGGAAAAGTGAAGGTGAACGGAAAAAGCGTGAACATCACAAAGCCGATTCATGCGATGAAAAACGGAATCAGCTATCTGCCGGAAGACAGAAAACGCGACGGCATAATCGGAGACCTTTCCGTGCGTGAGAACCTGATTCTCGCGCTTCAGGTGATGAGAGGATTCTTCAAGCCTTTCAGCCGGGCGGAACAGGAAAAACTTGCGGACGAATACATCAGGCTTCTTGAGATAAAGACAGCCTCCGCGGAAACTCCGATAAAATCCCTTTCGGGCGGAAACCAGCAGAAAGTGCTCCTTGCGCGCGCCCTGCTCTCAAATCCGCAGTATCTGATTCTTGACGAGCCTACACGCGGAATCGACATCGGAACAAAAACGGAAATTCAGGAGCTTGTCCTGAAGCTTGCAAAGGAAGGCAAGAGTGTTACGTTCATCTCATCAGAAATCGACGAGATGATAAGAACCTGCTCGCGTCTTATCGTCATGCGGGACCTCAAGCAGGTCGGAGAGCTTTCCGGCAATGACCTGAACCAGACAAAGATTATGGAAACTATCGCAGGAGGAGAAAAACAATGA
- a CDS encoding ABC transporter permease, with amino-acid sequence MTSKKITDFLLGLIKKQIFIPIAALLILVIFNLAADPSFFKITLGQNSEGFPVLSGYLITILDNASELVILAIGMTLVTAASGGQDISVGAGIAIAGSVILRVLCGTDARPETLQAPIFVAFLVGCIVSMAFGGFNGVLVSYFKIQPMVATLILFTAGRSIAAWINDNALPIVVEPVFGYFGNFIPGIPVPTPVFIAIICIIITMLVLKFTNLGLYTQAVGINSNSSRLNGLDPQFIKFITYVIMGLCVAVAGFIKVCRISSINYSVIAKDIEMDAILAVALGGNALSGGKFNMWASILGAYVIQFLTTTLFKFNVASTALPAYKAVVVIILVVISAPVFREKMSQLAKQISGARKHAAANGGC; translated from the coding sequence ATGACTTCCAAAAAAATCACGGACTTTCTTCTTGGACTTATAAAAAAGCAGATTTTCATTCCGATTGCGGCGCTGCTGATTCTTGTAATATTCAACCTTGCAGCGGATCCGTCATTCTTCAAGATTACGCTCGGGCAGAACAGCGAGGGCTTCCCGGTTCTTTCAGGCTACCTTATTACGATTCTGGACAACGCTTCCGAGCTTGTGATTCTTGCGATTGGAATGACGCTTGTAACTGCTGCTTCGGGCGGACAGGATATTTCCGTGGGCGCGGGAATTGCGATTGCCGGCTCGGTGATTCTGCGTGTTCTGTGCGGAACAGACGCGCGCCCCGAAACTCTTCAGGCTCCGATTTTTGTTGCGTTCCTTGTGGGCTGCATTGTGAGCATGGCGTTCGGCGGATTCAACGGTGTTCTTGTCTCGTACTTCAAGATTCAGCCGATGGTCGCGACTCTGATTCTTTTTACGGCCGGACGCTCAATCGCCGCCTGGATCAACGACAACGCACTTCCAATTGTTGTGGAGCCTGTTTTCGGCTACTTCGGAAACTTCATTCCGGGCATTCCTGTTCCGACTCCGGTTTTCATCGCGATAATCTGCATAATAATCACGATGCTTGTGCTCAAATTCACGAACCTCGGTCTTTACACGCAGGCGGTGGGAATCAACAGCAACTCGTCAAGGCTTAACGGACTTGACCCTCAGTTCATCAAATTCATCACCTATGTGATTATGGGACTTTGCGTTGCGGTCGCCGGATTCATCAAAGTCTGCCGAATTTCTTCTATTAATTATTCCGTTATCGCAAAGGACATAGAGATGGATGCGATTCTTGCGGTCGCGCTGGGCGGAAATGCTTTGAGCGGCGGCAAGTTCAATATGTGGGCTTCGATTCTTGGAGCTTACGTAATCCAGTTCCTTACGACAACACTGTTCAAGTTCAACGTAGCCTCGACCGCGCTTCCGGCTTACAAGGCCGTTGTTGTAATCATCCTCGTTGTAATCAGCGCTCCGGTATTCCGCGAGAAAATGTCGCAGCTGGCAAAGCAGATTTCCGGAGCAAGAAAACACGCTGCGGCGAATGGAGGCTGTTAA
- a CDS encoding ABC transporter permease subunit: MNFLNKKRQNETALAKRKPLSDTNLLLVITISVFAAMYLLAVIFLGAGFRKPQTFLNLLNENASLIVLSCALSLVMITGGIDISVGTVTALVCMCCAVHLDKNGGTIAGAVIYALVIGVSFGLVQGFLVAFLDIQPFIVSLAGMFFAKGMTTIVNATQFNVKHEGFVKLIETRIYVPGMGSVNKVGKYIPAYVEPGVLIALLVVVILFLVLRWTKLGRNFYAVGGNQQSANMLGINVKMTKFLAHFICSVLAAVGGFVYFMHVGSASPSHASGYEMNAIASSIIGGTMLTGGVGNIAGTFFGVLSLATIKNIVSSLGLDDAWWTNITVAFMICLFLLIQSVVLSRKNSK; the protein is encoded by the coding sequence ATGAACTTTCTAAATAAAAAAAGGCAGAACGAGACTGCGCTTGCAAAAAGAAAACCGCTTTCAGACACGAATCTTCTTCTTGTGATTACGATTTCGGTTTTTGCCGCGATGTATCTTCTTGCGGTAATTTTTCTAGGCGCAGGATTCAGGAAGCCACAGACTTTCCTAAACCTGCTGAACGAGAACGCCTCGCTCATAGTCCTTTCATGCGCGCTGAGCCTTGTAATGATTACCGGCGGAATCGACATTTCCGTTGGAACTGTAACGGCTCTCGTCTGTATGTGCTGCGCGGTTCACCTGGACAAAAACGGCGGAACAATTGCGGGAGCGGTAATCTACGCGCTGGTTATCGGAGTAAGCTTCGGACTTGTGCAGGGATTCCTTGTGGCATTCCTCGACATCCAGCCGTTCATCGTCTCGCTTGCGGGAATGTTCTTCGCAAAAGGAATGACGACAATCGTAAACGCGACTCAGTTCAACGTAAAGCATGAGGGATTCGTAAAGCTCATAGAAACAAGAATATACGTTCCGGGCATGGGCTCGGTGAACAAAGTCGGAAAATATATTCCGGCCTATGTGGAGCCGGGTGTTCTTATTGCGCTTCTTGTGGTCGTGATTCTTTTCCTTGTGCTCAGATGGACAAAGCTCGGACGCAACTTCTACGCTGTCGGCGGAAACCAGCAGAGCGCGAACATGCTCGGGATCAACGTCAAGATGACAAAATTCCTTGCGCACTTCATCTGCTCGGTTCTTGCGGCGGTCGGCGGATTCGTGTACTTCATGCACGTAGGTTCGGCTTCCCCAAGCCATGCAAGCGGCTACGAAATGAACGCAATCGCATCTTCGATTATCGGCGGAACAATGCTCACGGGCGGAGTCGGAAACATCGCAGGAACATTCTTCGGCGTGCTTTCACTTGCGACAATCAAGAACATCGTCTCCTCGCTCGGACTTGACGACGCCTGGTGGACGAACATCACGGTTGCTTTCATGATCTGTCTCTTCCTCCTGATTCAGAGCGTGGTTCTCTCAAGGAAGAATTCAAAGTGA
- a CDS encoding ABC transporter substrate-binding protein produces the protein MKKNLVLAAVMAMMVLPTFAAKLVKVGIINNDPNESGYRTANVNDMKKTFTKKNGYKPTFFYSLKNDEQIAAARKMVQDEVDYLLISAAGTSGWTSVLKDAQDAGIKVILFDRTIDADESLYEASIVSDMAQEGKTAVNWLAGQNLKEYNIIHIQGVMGSAAQIGRSGALDEKAKAESNWNIVAQQTAEWNAENAQQIVQAVIDSGKKFNVIYAENDDMAKGAVAALDKAGISHGVGKDVIIMGFDCNKWALEELLAKRWNYDGQCNPFQASYINDIIKNGAKQKTVIMEEKGFDAATITKADVAKYGI, from the coding sequence ATGAAAAAGAATTTAGTTTTGGCTGCCGTAATGGCAATGATGGTTCTTCCCACATTCGCCGCAAAACTGGTAAAAGTCGGAATCATCAACAACGACCCGAACGAGTCGGGCTACCGCACTGCGAACGTCAACGACATGAAAAAGACATTCACAAAGAAGAACGGCTACAAACCGACTTTCTTCTACAGCCTTAAAAACGACGAGCAGATTGCCGCCGCACGCAAGATGGTTCAGGACGAAGTTGACTACCTTCTGATTTCCGCGGCCGGAACTTCAGGATGGACATCAGTTCTCAAGGACGCTCAGGATGCCGGAATCAAGGTAATTCTCTTTGACCGCACAATCGACGCTGACGAAAGCCTTTACGAGGCATCAATTGTTTCCGACATGGCGCAGGAAGGAAAGACAGCCGTAAACTGGCTCGCAGGACAGAATCTCAAGGAATACAACATCATCCACATTCAGGGCGTTATGGGTTCAGCCGCTCAGATCGGACGCTCCGGCGCGCTTGACGAGAAGGCAAAGGCAGAAAGCAACTGGAACATCGTTGCCCAGCAGACAGCTGAATGGAACGCGGAAAATGCCCAGCAGATTGTTCAGGCTGTAATCGATTCCGGCAAGAAATTCAACGTAATCTATGCGGAAAACGACGACATGGCAAAAGGCGCGGTTGCTGCCCTCGACAAGGCGGGAATCTCTCACGGAGTCGGAAAAGATGTAATCATCATGGGATTCGACTGCAACAAATGGGCGCTTGAGGAGCTTCTTGCAAAGAGATGGAACTACGACGGCCAGTGCAATCCGTTCCAGGCTTCTTACATCAACGATATCATCAAGAACGGCGCGAAACAGAAGACAGTCATCATGGAAGAAAAAGGATTTGACGCCGCAACAATCACAAAGGCCGATGTCGCAAAATACGGTATCTAA
- a CDS encoding AraC family transcriptional regulator, producing MTKVSSNLKEKIPVNERQQRGTSLFPLEYNFCNTENPYYDLWLHWHTEFELIHILSGTYNLFLSDHEIVLNKGDSCIIPGKIVHGDAPDKGASKYESAVFDIELLRQHGFSPDSFINDIILENISLKNYIPAEQKDIFTTIEFLFDTIREQREGFDIIASGALIVFFGLLKKNHFYSEKKILPAQKRARNKKLDLVLDFIKKNYGNDISLEQLSVTAGFSPKYFCRVFKEMTGRSPVEYLNWFRISRSCALLRESNDKLLNIAQKCGFKDFSYFIKMFHRYKGMTPLKYRNMELKSNKISEAESTQKENKIC from the coding sequence ATGACAAAAGTATCTTCTAATTTGAAAGAAAAAATTCCTGTAAACGAACGTCAGCAGCGCGGAACTTCGCTTTTTCCATTGGAGTATAATTTTTGCAATACAGAAAATCCGTACTACGACTTATGGCTTCACTGGCACACAGAATTTGAGCTTATCCACATTCTTTCTGGAACTTACAATCTTTTTCTCAGCGACCACGAAATTGTCTTGAACAAGGGAGATTCCTGCATTATTCCCGGAAAAATTGTCCACGGAGATGCACCAGACAAAGGTGCAAGCAAATACGAATCCGCAGTTTTTGACATAGAGCTTTTACGCCAGCATGGATTCAGCCCGGACAGTTTTATAAACGACATTATATTGGAAAATATTTCGCTGAAAAATTATATTCCGGCGGAACAAAAAGATATTTTTACCACAATTGAATTTTTGTTCGACACAATCCGCGAACAAAGAGAAGGCTTTGACATAATCGCTTCCGGTGCGTTGATTGTTTTCTTTGGGCTTTTAAAAAAGAATCATTTTTATTCTGAAAAGAAAATTCTTCCGGCGCAAAAAAGAGCTAGAAACAAAAAGCTTGACCTTGTTTTGGATTTTATAAAAAAGAACTACGGAAACGACATTTCACTTGAGCAGCTTTCTGTAACCGCTGGATTTTCGCCAAAGTATTTTTGCCGCGTTTTTAAGGAAATGACGGGACGATCTCCAGTTGAATATTTAAACTGGTTCAGAATCAGCAGAAGCTGCGCGCTTTTACGCGAATCAAATGACAAGCTTTTAAATATCGCTCAAAAATGCGGATTCAAAGATTTCAGTTATTTTATAAAAATGTTCCACAGATACAAAGGAATGACGCCGCTAAAATACAGAAACATGGAACTAAAGTCAAATAAAATTTCAGAAGCTGAATCCACGCAAAAGGAAAATAAAATATGCTGA
- a CDS encoding flagellin N-terminal helical domain-containing protein produces MVINHNMSAMFAQRSQGLTDLNNQKNMEKLSSGMKINRAGDDASGLAVSEKMRSQIRGLNQASTNAKNGISFIQTTEGYLQETEDIIQRIRELAVQSSNGIYTDEDRMQIQVEVSSLIAEVDRIASCAQFNGMNMLTGRFARPTGENSVTASMWLHIGANMDQRTQVYIGTMSATALGLRAVGTEEIMTLESPDEANRAIGTLDEAIKKINKQRADLGAYQNRLEKTVVGLDIGAENLQASESRIRDTDMAKEMVDFTKNQVLSQAGTAMLAQANQSSQNVLSLLQ; encoded by the coding sequence ATGGTTATCAATCACAACATGAGTGCAATGTTTGCACAGCGTTCACAGGGTTTGACTGATTTGAACAACCAGAAGAACATGGAAAAACTCTCTTCTGGAATGAAAATCAACCGCGCCGGTGATGATGCTTCTGGACTTGCTGTTTCAGAAAAAATGAGATCCCAGATTCGCGGATTGAATCAGGCTTCTACAAACGCAAAGAACGGCATTTCTTTCATCCAGACAACAGAAGGATACCTTCAGGAAACTGAAGATATTATTCAGCGCATCCGCGAGCTTGCAGTTCAGTCAAGCAACGGAATCTACACTGACGAAGACCGTATGCAGATTCAGGTTGAAGTTTCTTCACTCATCGCTGAAGTTGACCGCATTGCTTCTTGCGCACAGTTCAACGGCATGAATATGCTTACTGGTCGCTTTGCACGCCCAACAGGTGAAAACAGCGTTACAGCTTCTATGTGGCTCCACATTGGTGCAAACATGGATCAGCGCACACAGGTATATATTGGAACAATGAGCGCAACAGCTCTTGGACTCCGCGCAGTTGGAACAGAAGAGATTATGACTCTTGAAAGCCCAGACGAAGCAAACCGCGCAATCGGAACTTTGGATGAAGCAATCAAGAAGATTAACAAACAGCGTGCAGACCTTGGTGCATACCAGAACCGCCTTGAAAAGACAGTTGTTGGTCTTGATATTGGCGCAGAAAATCTTCAGGCTTCTGAGAGCCGCATCCGCGACACAGACATGGCAAAGGAAATGGTTGACTTTACAAAGAATCAGGTTCTTTCTCAGGCTGGAACAGCGATGCTTGCACAGGCAAACCAGAGCTCACAGAACGTTCTTTCTCTTCTCCAGTAG
- a CDS encoding helix-turn-helix transcriptional regulator has protein sequence MKIDFAGAFYKKTEESSFKMKFVSGTKECVLLHFYNPMVITLDGKQIETQANACILYRPGTPQIYWCKNNEFENDYIKFLPADMTFFNDFQIPFDEIFYVTNADIIRREMTDITYFLTERYENHDHELLDRLCKVLSNLQNNRLYPSIKTKRESEIRFRLNQLRKKVSENPEKWTVDLMADDFFLTRSHFSVLYKKTFGVTPQSDIHFFVNEKALKLLNTTELSVQEISQKCGYNECENFIRAFKKTNGVSPHQYRKQKGE, from the coding sequence ATGAAAATAGATTTTGCCGGAGCATTTTACAAAAAAACCGAAGAATCCTCTTTTAAAATGAAATTCGTTTCAGGAACCAAGGAATGTGTTCTTCTTCATTTCTACAATCCCATGGTCATAACACTGGACGGAAAACAGATTGAAACTCAGGCGAACGCGTGCATTCTTTACAGACCCGGAACTCCGCAGATTTACTGGTGCAAGAACAACGAATTTGAAAACGACTACATAAAATTTCTTCCGGCGGACATGACTTTTTTCAACGACTTTCAGATTCCGTTTGACGAGATTTTTTACGTGACCAACGCGGACATAATCAGGCGCGAAATGACGGACATCACATATTTTCTGACGGAACGCTACGAAAACCACGACCACGAGCTTCTGGACCGCCTGTGCAAGGTTCTTTCCAACCTCCAGAACAACCGCCTTTATCCGAGCATAAAGACAAAGCGCGAAAGTGAAATCCGATTCAGGCTTAACCAGCTGAGGAAAAAAGTTTCGGAAAATCCTGAAAAATGGACCGTTGACCTTATGGCGGATGATTTCTTCCTTACGCGCTCGCATTTTTCGGTGTTATATAAGAAAACATTTGGTGTAACGCCGCAGTCCGACATTCATTTTTTTGTAAACGAAAAAGCCCTCAAATTGCTGAATACAACGGAACTCTCAGTCCAGGAAATCTCCCAGAAATGCGGCTACAACGAATGTGAGAATTTCATCCGCGCCTTCAAGAAAACGAACGGCGTCTCTCCTCACCAATATCGAAAACAGAAAGGGGAATAA
- a CDS encoding mechanosensitive ion channel family protein has product MEENFSQAIEKTKSIFHINEFTKYFTFENILKIAISVVSVIIFYIVYRLIKKFIRKKATTKLEKNTAVLVNKAISYIFYVLIGMYILGLFGINLKAIWGAAGVAGLAIGFAAQTSVSNFISGLFVLGEKSMKIGDTISVSGTSGTVESVGLLSVKIKTLDNQLVRIPNSSIINSVLTNYSSYKTTRQTFEIHISYEADLQKAMQKIKEIALRCPAVLHSPEPQVFYDSLIGSAKLKLIVWLKNEDLIKVKNDILTGIVKELRQENIKIT; this is encoded by the coding sequence ATGGAAGAAAATTTTTCGCAGGCAATTGAAAAAACAAAAAGCATTTTTCACATAAACGAATTTACAAAATATTTCACATTTGAAAACATATTGAAAATTGCAATAAGTGTTGTTTCCGTCATAATTTTCTATATTGTCTATAGGCTAATAAAAAAATTCATAAGAAAAAAAGCAACGACAAAACTTGAAAAAAATACCGCAGTTCTTGTAAACAAAGCCATAAGCTACATTTTTTACGTTTTAATCGGAATGTACATTTTGGGCCTTTTCGGAATCAACTTAAAAGCAATCTGGGGCGCGGCAGGAGTTGCAGGACTTGCAATCGGATTTGCAGCGCAAACAAGCGTCAGTAATTTTATAAGCGGACTTTTTGTGCTCGGCGAAAAATCCATGAAAATCGGAGACACAATTTCTGTAAGCGGAACAAGCGGAACTGTGGAATCCGTAGGACTTTTAAGCGTAAAAATAAAAACGCTGGACAATCAGCTAGTCAGAATTCCAAACAGCAGCATAATAAATTCCGTGCTGACAAATTACAGCAGCTACAAAACTACAAGACAAACTTTTGAAATTCACATAAGCTACGAAGCCGACTTGCAAAAAGCAATGCAAAAAATAAAAGAAATCGCATTAAGATGCCCGGCAGTTCTCCACTCTCCAGAACCGCAAGTTTTTTACGACTCGCTCATTGGCTCTGCAAAATTAAAACTTATAGTCTGGCTAAAAAATGAAGATTTAATCAAAGTTAAAAATGACATTTTAACCGGCATTGTAAAAGAACTCAGACAGGAAAATATAAAAATAACATAA